A part of Fimbriiglobus ruber genomic DNA contains:
- a CDS encoding Mu transposase domain-containing protein, with translation MSLPYSDAVYCQAFPRECTEVFLEGHVRTFAFFGGVPRRIAYDNTKTAVAKIVGGRDRVVTRAFARLRSPFLFASHFGLGRRPNEKGHVERRVEYARSNFLVPVPQVAGLDELNARLAAACRRDQERTTRGTPGTVGALLVEDRAAMRPVPTQGFEPRRVAEVAADSLSLVRFDTNSYAVPTKYAHRTRTVVGTVGEVRVVFEDRLVARHPRCWEREHYRFDPVHDLALLERKPGEFDFARPLENWALPECFGVLRRRLEADPADGSGTRGFIRVLRMLEHVSVAPLTDAVDAALAIGVTDPDSIRVIRADRPVPVFSLDGRPHLAGIRVAVTDVAAYGALLVGEGSR, from the coding sequence ATGAGCTTACCGTACTCGGACGCCGTCTACTGCCAAGCGTTCCCGCGGGAGTGCACCGAGGTGTTCCTCGAGGGGCACGTGCGGACGTTCGCGTTCTTCGGCGGGGTGCCTCGGCGGATCGCGTACGACAACACGAAGACGGCGGTGGCGAAGATCGTCGGGGGTCGGGACCGGGTGGTCACCCGGGCGTTCGCCCGCCTGAGGAGTCCCTTCCTGTTCGCCAGTCACTTCGGCCTGGGCCGGCGGCCGAACGAGAAGGGGCACGTCGAGCGGCGGGTCGAGTACGCCCGGTCCAACTTCCTGGTGCCCGTACCGCAGGTCGCCGGTCTGGACGAGTTGAACGCCCGCCTGGCGGCGGCGTGCCGGCGGGATCAGGAGCGGACGACCCGCGGCACGCCGGGGACGGTGGGGGCGCTCCTGGTCGAGGACCGGGCTGCGATGCGCCCGGTCCCGACGCAGGGGTTCGAGCCGCGGCGGGTGGCGGAGGTCGCGGCAGACTCCCTGTCGCTGGTCCGGTTCGACACCAACTCGTATGCGGTGCCCACGAAGTACGCCCACCGGACGCGGACCGTGGTCGGCACGGTGGGCGAGGTGCGGGTCGTGTTCGAGGACCGGTTGGTCGCCCGCCACCCGCGGTGCTGGGAGCGGGAGCACTACCGGTTCGACCCGGTCCACGACCTGGCGCTGTTGGAGCGCAAGCCGGGCGAGTTCGACTTCGCCCGGCCGCTGGAGAACTGGGCGTTGCCCGAGTGCTTCGGGGTGTTGCGGCGGCGACTCGAGGCGGACCCCGCGGACGGCTCGGGCACCCGCGGGTTCATTCGGGTGCTGCGAATGTTGGAGCACGTCTCGGTGGCCCCACTGACCGACGCGGTGGACGCGGCGCTGGCGATCGGCGTGACCGACCCGGACAGCATTCGGGTGATCCGGGCGGATCGCCCGGTGCCGGTGTTCTCGCTCGACGGGCGGCCGCACCTGGCGGGCATCCGGGTGGCGGTCACGGACGTGGCGGCGTACGGCGCGTTGCTCGTCGGGGAGGGCTCCCGATGA
- a CDS encoding DNA polymerase, giving the protein MELTVGNERVAFRPWQPTDGQVFRTPFAFHAETTTIDTMRPWATPAYVLGAGFDGKTGLFVPRDRLPAFWATHADVPIACHEARFHLAVVAAAVPSVDVYDRVDRNAVYDTWLMHRLLALGANGHTAAGVGESTLDRCVAEHLGETLPKSQTDSQGRVVRLSFGRWLRRPSADIEPVYLDCLARVTAATFLLFGRLRAGLERLLAESGGSWGYVSPDWLAAQVQRWGWQTHHIQVRASIVLRAVTANGLTLDLDRRDELTARLQAEATRLREELRLHGYLAGQPGAEAALQSILRRLERTLPGVTFPRTAGGKYATSREALGEQAARVPFLVTLASYQAIESLLGGFVSRVRKRVVHPSFDPLVRSGRTSSFGELNAQNLPREHGVRACIVPSPGHVFISADYATIEMATLAQALKSQFGLDSGLARALNTGRDPHRMVAARMTGKPESEVTNDERQRAKPINFGKPGGMGLAAVRQCAKASYGVDLDDGEAQKLSDACEDEFPELGDFLRPESDEGEAVAQLFGLTPASHHAHTRCRRFLDHPENASRADDPHSILGRMCLKVLKSDLPTTRAGVPYQSTDVDYFWSRVKGGLDHLPDQVRQAVRDRRPSPALLRAVREAADRAPVFTVTGRLRAGASFPARRNTVFQGLAADGAKLALWLLWRAGFRVVNFVHDEVLIEVPASEDLLAKAEQIRGLMIDGMRQVVPDIRIAVEYAACDRWYKGAKAVRSPDEKRLELWTPPGA; this is encoded by the coding sequence ATGGAGCTAACGGTGGGGAACGAACGAGTGGCGTTCCGCCCCTGGCAGCCGACCGACGGGCAGGTCTTCCGCACTCCGTTCGCGTTCCACGCCGAAACAACCACGATTGACACGATGCGCCCGTGGGCAACCCCGGCCTACGTTCTCGGGGCCGGTTTCGACGGGAAGACAGGCCTCTTCGTCCCCCGGGACCGGCTACCGGCCTTCTGGGCCACCCATGCCGACGTGCCGATCGCTTGCCACGAAGCTCGGTTCCACCTGGCCGTGGTGGCCGCCGCCGTCCCATCTGTCGACGTATACGACCGGGTGGACCGGAACGCGGTGTACGACACGTGGCTGATGCACCGACTACTCGCCCTCGGGGCCAACGGCCACACGGCGGCCGGAGTGGGCGAGTCGACTTTGGATCGGTGTGTGGCAGAACACCTCGGGGAGACCCTCCCGAAGTCTCAGACGGACTCACAGGGTCGGGTGGTCCGCCTTTCGTTCGGCCGCTGGCTCCGCCGGCCGTCAGCCGATATCGAGCCGGTCTACCTCGATTGCCTGGCCCGGGTCACCGCCGCCACGTTTCTCCTCTTCGGCCGGCTGCGCGCCGGTCTCGAACGGCTCTTGGCCGAGTCCGGTGGGTCGTGGGGGTACGTGTCTCCCGACTGGCTCGCCGCGCAGGTCCAGCGGTGGGGGTGGCAAACCCACCACATCCAGGTCCGGGCCAGCATCGTGCTGCGCGCCGTCACGGCAAACGGACTGACGCTTGACCTGGACCGCCGTGACGAACTGACCGCCCGACTCCAGGCCGAGGCGACCCGCCTCCGCGAGGAACTCCGGCTCCACGGCTACCTGGCCGGGCAACCGGGGGCGGAAGCCGCACTCCAGTCGATTCTCCGCCGCCTCGAGCGGACGCTCCCGGGCGTCACGTTTCCGCGGACCGCGGGGGGCAAGTACGCCACCTCCCGGGAGGCCCTCGGGGAACAGGCCGCGCGGGTCCCGTTCCTGGTTACCCTGGCGTCGTATCAGGCGATCGAGAGTCTACTGGGTGGGTTCGTTAGCAGGGTGCGAAAGCGGGTCGTGCATCCGTCCTTCGACCCGCTCGTGAGGTCCGGCCGGACCTCGTCGTTCGGCGAATTAAACGCCCAGAACCTGCCCCGGGAGCACGGCGTCCGAGCGTGCATTGTGCCAAGCCCGGGTCATGTCTTCATTTCCGCCGACTATGCGACGATCGAGATGGCCACCCTGGCCCAGGCTCTCAAAAGCCAGTTCGGTCTCGACTCCGGACTAGCCCGGGCGCTGAACACGGGGCGGGATCCGCACCGCATGGTCGCCGCCCGAATGACGGGGAAGCCGGAGAGCGAGGTGACGAACGACGAGCGGCAGCGGGCCAAGCCGATCAACTTTGGCAAGCCGGGCGGGATGGGACTGGCCGCCGTCCGGCAGTGCGCGAAGGCGAGTTACGGCGTCGACCTGGACGACGGGGAGGCGCAGAAGCTGTCGGACGCCTGCGAGGACGAATTCCCCGAGCTGGGCGATTTTCTACGCCCCGAATCGGACGAAGGGGAGGCGGTTGCCCAGCTGTTCGGGCTGACCCCGGCGAGTCACCACGCCCACACGCGCTGTCGCCGGTTCCTCGATCACCCGGAGAACGCGAGTCGGGCCGACGACCCGCACTCTATCCTCGGGCGAATGTGCCTGAAGGTATTGAAGTCGGACTTACCCACGACCCGGGCGGGCGTCCCCTACCAGTCGACGGACGTCGACTACTTCTGGTCCCGGGTCAAAGGGGGTCTCGACCACTTACCGGACCAGGTCCGCCAAGCCGTCCGCGACCGGCGACCGTCGCCCGCCCTCCTCCGGGCGGTGCGGGAGGCGGCGGACCGAGCCCCGGTGTTTACCGTCACCGGGCGACTGCGGGCGGGAGCCTCGTTCCCGGCCCGCAGGAATACGGTTTTCCAGGGGTTGGCCGCCGACGGGGCGAAACTCGCCCTGTGGCTCCTGTGGCGGGCCGGCTTCCGGGTGGTCAACTTCGTCCACGACGAGGTCCTGATCGAGGTCCCCGCGAGCGAAGATTTGCTGGCGAAAGCCGAGCAGATCCGGGGGCTCATGATCGACGGCATGAGGCAGGTCGTGCCGGACATCCGGATCGCGGTCGAGTACGCGGCCTGTGACCGATGGTACAAGGGGGCCAAGGCCGTCCGGAGCCCCGACGAAAAGCGGCTCGAGTTGTGGACCCCGCCCGGGGCTTAA